Proteins encoded within one genomic window of Legionella sp. PC997:
- the ugpQ gene encoding glycerophosphodiester phosphodiesterase: MVVEKIIGHRGASAYAPENTLASFDKALTLGCRFIEFDVMCSADGEPFVIHDDNLKRTTNGRGEVGLVEASYLQSLDAGSWFSRQFKGESIPHFKEVLKWLSFAGVQANVEIKPYPGAEEQTAVAVMSHIQRYWPQDKELPLVSSFSWDALVLCRSIAPEMPLGLLLHEWDEQWQQKAKQLECFSIHFNRRVLTEQRVKAIKAAGYILCAYTVNRRRLANKLFGWGVDAVFSDYPDLLA; this comes from the coding sequence TTGGTTGTTGAAAAAATTATTGGGCATCGAGGAGCTTCGGCTTATGCTCCTGAAAATACTTTGGCTTCATTTGATAAAGCTTTGACTTTAGGATGTCGCTTCATTGAGTTTGATGTAATGTGTAGCGCCGATGGAGAGCCTTTTGTAATCCATGACGATAATTTGAAAAGAACCACGAACGGACGTGGGGAAGTGGGCTTGGTTGAAGCGAGTTATTTGCAATCTTTGGATGCAGGTTCATGGTTTTCGCGGCAATTTAAAGGCGAATCTATTCCTCATTTTAAAGAAGTTTTGAAATGGTTATCTTTTGCAGGTGTACAGGCAAATGTGGAAATCAAACCTTATCCGGGTGCAGAAGAACAAACAGCTGTAGCGGTGATGAGTCATATCCAACGGTATTGGCCCCAAGATAAAGAGTTACCTTTAGTTTCCAGTTTTTCTTGGGATGCCCTTGTATTATGCCGCAGTATTGCACCAGAAATGCCTTTAGGTTTGCTACTTCATGAATGGGATGAGCAATGGCAACAAAAAGCAAAGCAATTGGAATGTTTTTCCATTCATTTTAATCGAAGAGTGTTAACCGAGCAGCGGGTAAAAGCAATCAAAGCTGCGGGCTATATTCTTTGTGCTTATACGGTGAACCGCAGACGTTTGGCTAATAAATTATTTGGCTGGGGCGTCGATGCGGTCTTTAGTGATTATCCCGACTTACTCGCATGA
- the asnS gene encoding asparagine--tRNA ligase: MTEVFTIKQCLDGEIKIDEYVTVRGWVKTRRDSKTGLSFISLHDGSCFAPIQIVATDGLANYHEEVTKLNAGCSLIASGKLVASQGKGQSFEIQADFIKVVGWVENPDTYPIQAKRHTLEFLREVAHLRPRTNTISAVTRIRHCLSQAIHRFFHEQGFFWIHTPIITSSDCEGAGEMFRVSTLDLLNVPKNEFGQIDFNKDFFGKETFLTVSGQLNLEAYCMAMSKVYTFGPTFRAENSNTSRHLAEFWMIEPEVAFATLQDICDLSQRMLRYLCKAVLEERMDDMEFFNQFVAPGCIERLEHIADSDFEVMTYTNAIKILEQCGQKFEFPVSWGLDLQSEHERYLAEVHCKKPVILTNYPQEIKGFYMRLNDDGKTVAAMDVLAPGIGEIIGGSQREERLDVLDRRIEECNLSKENYQWYRDLRRYGTVPHAGFGLGFERLVSYVTGLANVRDVIPFPRTPGHADY, encoded by the coding sequence ATGACCGAAGTTTTTACCATAAAACAATGTTTGGATGGTGAAATCAAAATTGATGAATACGTTACCGTTAGAGGTTGGGTAAAGACCCGGCGTGATTCAAAAACAGGATTGTCTTTTATTAGCCTGCATGATGGTTCCTGTTTTGCTCCCATTCAAATCGTAGCTACCGATGGTTTAGCAAATTATCATGAAGAAGTCACGAAACTCAACGCTGGCTGTTCTTTGATTGCATCAGGAAAACTGGTTGCCTCCCAAGGGAAAGGCCAATCATTTGAAATTCAAGCTGACTTTATAAAAGTCGTGGGTTGGGTTGAAAATCCAGATACTTATCCTATTCAGGCAAAACGTCATACGCTGGAATTTCTACGAGAGGTAGCTCATCTTCGTCCTCGTACAAATACAATTAGCGCTGTTACTCGAATCCGTCATTGTTTATCGCAAGCCATTCATCGTTTTTTCCACGAACAAGGTTTCTTCTGGATCCACACCCCTATCATTACTTCTAGTGATTGTGAGGGCGCTGGTGAAATGTTTCGGGTATCCACCTTAGATCTTTTGAATGTACCTAAAAATGAATTCGGCCAAATTGACTTTAACAAAGATTTCTTTGGTAAAGAGACTTTTCTTACCGTTTCAGGGCAACTCAACTTAGAGGCATATTGTATGGCCATGTCAAAAGTATACACTTTTGGCCCAACATTTCGTGCTGAAAACTCAAATACCAGTCGCCATCTCGCTGAATTCTGGATGATTGAACCTGAAGTCGCTTTCGCTACCTTGCAAGATATTTGTGATTTAAGCCAACGAATGTTGCGCTATTTATGCAAAGCGGTCTTGGAAGAGCGCATGGATGATATGGAATTTTTCAACCAATTTGTTGCTCCAGGATGTATCGAACGTTTAGAGCATATTGCAGATTCAGATTTTGAAGTCATGACCTATACTAATGCGATTAAAATTTTGGAACAATGCGGCCAAAAATTTGAATTCCCTGTAAGTTGGGGCTTGGATTTACAATCAGAGCATGAGCGTTATCTAGCAGAAGTCCATTGTAAAAAACCGGTAATTCTGACCAATTATCCCCAAGAAATTAAAGGTTTTTATATGCGGCTCAATGATGATGGAAAAACCGTCGCTGCTATGGACGTTTTAGCACCTGGAATCGGTGAAATTATCGGGGGAAGTCAACGCGAAGAACGTCTCGATGTTCTAGATAGACGAATCGAAGAATGCAATCTAAGTAAAGAGAATTATCAATGGTATCGAGATCTGCGCCGATACGGTACTGTGCCGCATGCAGGATTTGGTTTGGGTTTTGAGCGTTTGGTAAGCTATGTCACCGGTTTAGCCAACGTACGAGATGTAATTCCTTTCCCTCGTACACCAGGACACGCGGATTATTAA
- a CDS encoding class I SAM-dependent methyltransferase, translating into MKHLSLTPELYEYMLDKSLREHPSLTGLRKVTSTMELANMQVAPEQAQFMQFLLRLVRAKNVLELGTFTGYSALAMSLMLPEDGKLITCDISAEWTSKAHPFWKEAKQDHKIELRLGRALDTLHALIAEGWEQKFDFIFIDADKTNYVNYYELALKLIQPQGIIAIDNIFWDGKVIDENETGGQTREIRKLNELLKNDQRVFISLLPIADGLFLVQPS; encoded by the coding sequence ATGAAACACTTAAGCCTTACTCCTGAACTTTATGAATACATGCTGGATAAATCTTTGCGTGAGCACCCTTCCTTAACGGGTCTACGCAAAGTGACATCCACCATGGAACTTGCAAACATGCAAGTTGCACCGGAACAAGCACAGTTTATGCAATTTCTTTTGCGTTTAGTCCGCGCCAAAAATGTTTTGGAGTTAGGAACCTTTACTGGTTATAGTGCTTTGGCCATGTCTTTAATGCTGCCTGAGGATGGTAAACTGATTACCTGTGACATCAGTGCAGAATGGACAAGCAAGGCCCATCCTTTTTGGAAAGAAGCGAAACAGGATCATAAAATTGAATTACGACTGGGTCGAGCATTAGATACATTACATGCTTTAATTGCCGAAGGTTGGGAGCAAAAATTCGATTTTATTTTTATAGACGCCGACAAAACCAATTACGTGAATTATTATGAACTGGCATTAAAACTCATTCAGCCTCAGGGAATAATTGCTATTGATAATATATTCTGGGATGGTAAGGTAATCGATGAAAATGAAACGGGTGGACAAACCAGAGAAATCAGAAAACTTAATGAATTACTTAAAAATGATCAACGTGTTTTTATTAGTTTGTTACCTATAGCTGATGGATTATTTTTAGTACAGCCATCTTAA
- the maiA gene encoding maleylacetoacetate isomerase, with translation MKLYDYFRSTACYRVRIALNLKNITYEKINIHLVNHGGEQHSAEYREVNPQELVPNLEINGQVISQSLAIIDYLDEMYPNPALLPQNSFDRATLRSLALIVACDMHPLNNLRVLNRLKEQFQANESQVTEWYHHWLKAGFDAFEAKLLNIKRSQPFCFGDAVTLADLCLIPQVYNANRFHFAMDNYPLINEINAHCLTLEPFRKAVPE, from the coding sequence ATGAAACTTTATGATTATTTTCGCTCCACAGCATGTTATCGGGTGCGTATTGCTCTGAACCTAAAGAATATCACTTATGAAAAAATTAACATTCATTTAGTGAATCATGGTGGTGAGCAGCATAGTGCTGAATATAGAGAGGTAAATCCGCAAGAATTAGTACCTAATTTAGAAATTAACGGCCAGGTTATAAGCCAATCACTTGCGATCATAGACTATCTGGATGAGATGTATCCTAACCCTGCATTATTACCTCAAAATTCTTTCGATAGAGCGACCCTAAGATCTCTTGCCTTAATCGTAGCCTGTGATATGCACCCACTAAATAATTTAAGAGTATTAAATCGATTAAAAGAGCAGTTTCAAGCAAATGAATCACAAGTTACAGAATGGTACCACCACTGGCTTAAAGCAGGATTTGATGCCTTTGAAGCGAAGTTATTGAATATCAAACGGAGCCAGCCCTTTTGTTTTGGCGATGCAGTAACTTTGGCCGATCTTTGTCTTATCCCTCAAGTCTATAATGCCAACCGCTTTCATTTTGCAATGGATAACTATCCTCTTATTAATGAAATCAATGCTCATTGTCTAACTCTAGAGCCATTTAGGAAAGCAGTTCCGGAATAG
- a CDS encoding amino acid dehydrogenase → MISVDDISNTNQMIADDDFLDYALSHGFGDLHFKVDPITGMKAIIAIHNTKLGPALGGCRFIEYPNTYAAIQDAMRLARGMSFKAASVNLPLGGGKSVIIKPQGPFDRAQYMHQFGRFVHELNGRYITALDSGTELPDMDIIAEHTPYVASLSKYDGDPSPSTAQGILRGIQAAVAFKLGKESLNGIHVAIQGLGHVGFILARHLYELGATLTVADVSAAAVDRAVTELGAKAVSTDQIHKVPCDVFAPCALGAIINDITISQLQTTIIAGAANNQLAHTYHGKKLHDKGILFAVDYVINAGGLIFAASKYLHTPEEQINQQIDAIYTHLTEIFTLSVKENLPTSEIADNLAKEKLS, encoded by the coding sequence ATGATTTCTGTGGACGATATATCAAATACTAACCAAATGATAGCCGATGATGATTTCCTCGATTACGCCCTCTCTCATGGTTTTGGTGACTTACATTTTAAAGTAGATCCCATAACTGGAATGAAAGCAATAATCGCCATTCATAACACAAAATTGGGGCCTGCTTTAGGAGGTTGCCGTTTTATCGAGTATCCTAATACTTATGCTGCGATTCAAGATGCAATGCGCCTTGCTCGAGGAATGAGTTTTAAAGCAGCGTCTGTGAACTTGCCATTAGGTGGTGGTAAATCGGTGATTATAAAACCTCAAGGTCCATTTGATCGAGCTCAGTACATGCATCAATTTGGTCGATTTGTTCACGAATTAAATGGCCGTTACATTACTGCTCTGGATAGTGGAACTGAATTACCAGATATGGACATTATTGCAGAACATACTCCTTATGTAGCGAGCTTATCTAAGTATGATGGCGACCCATCTCCTTCTACGGCTCAAGGTATTCTACGGGGTATCCAAGCCGCAGTTGCCTTCAAACTAGGGAAGGAAAGTCTAAACGGAATTCATGTAGCCATCCAAGGCTTGGGACATGTCGGATTTATATTGGCCCGACATTTATATGAATTAGGAGCTACCCTAACTGTGGCTGATGTCTCTGCAGCCGCAGTCGATCGCGCGGTTACTGAGTTGGGTGCTAAAGCTGTAAGTACGGATCAAATTCACAAAGTTCCTTGTGATGTTTTTGCTCCTTGTGCATTAGGTGCGATTATCAACGACATCACAATTTCTCAATTGCAAACTACAATTATTGCAGGTGCAGCAAATAACCAGCTCGCTCATACCTATCATGGTAAAAAATTACATGATAAAGGCATTTTATTTGCAGTAGACTATGTCATTAATGCGGGAGGGTTAATTTTTGCTGCATCTAAATATCTTCATACTCCCGAAGAACAAATTAACCAACAGATTGATGCGATTTATACCCATCTAACTGAAATCTTCACTCTGTCGGTTAAAGAAAATCTACCCACTAGCGAAATTGCAGATAATTTGGCAAAAGAGAAATTATCTTAA
- the lolD gene encoding lipoprotein-releasing ABC transporter ATP-binding protein LolD has product MSDIILNANKLCKSYNDGASKVNVLRGIDLSIGKGERLAIIGPSGSGKSTLLHLLGGLDKPTSGDVWIKGTNWQKINEKQRCKLRNQGLGFIYQFHHLLPEFTALENVSMPLLLGNVSVKDAEAEASKMLDDVGLKERKTHKPAQLSGGERQRVAIARALVHQPYCVLADEPTGNLDQTTATKVFELMLELNRKRNTALVIVTHDQQLARQMDRVLVLGEGMLLEG; this is encoded by the coding sequence ATGAGTGATATTATTTTAAATGCTAATAAATTATGTAAGTCCTATAACGACGGCGCTTCGAAAGTGAATGTATTACGCGGGATAGACTTATCTATAGGTAAGGGCGAACGTTTGGCAATTATTGGTCCTTCAGGCTCCGGTAAAAGCACTTTATTGCATTTATTGGGTGGGCTGGATAAACCCACAAGTGGCGATGTATGGATAAAGGGTACCAATTGGCAAAAGATAAATGAAAAACAGCGTTGTAAATTACGTAATCAAGGTTTGGGATTTATATATCAATTTCATCATTTGTTACCGGAGTTTACCGCACTTGAAAATGTTTCCATGCCGCTATTGTTAGGAAATGTTTCAGTAAAGGATGCAGAGGCTGAAGCGAGTAAAATGCTCGATGACGTTGGCCTTAAAGAAAGAAAAACACATAAGCCTGCACAACTTTCTGGAGGAGAACGGCAAAGGGTTGCAATTGCCCGAGCCTTGGTGCACCAACCTTATTGTGTCCTGGCTGATGAGCCTACAGGAAACCTGGATCAGACTACTGCAACGAAAGTATTTGAGTTAATGCTGGAGTTGAATCGAAAAAGAAACACTGCTTTGGTAATTGTGACTCATGATCAGCAATTAGCAAGACAAATGGATAGAGTTCTAGTGCTAGGAGAAGGGATGTTATTAGAAGGTTAA
- the hppD gene encoding 4-hydroxyphenylpyruvate dioxygenase, translating into MQSNSNPCGLDGFAFLEFSGPDKKRLHQQFTDMGFQATAHHINQDITLFQQGEIQFIVNAATNCQAETHSNTHGAGACAMGFKVKNAKAAFEYALQHGAIAFEDCAHAHHGLLGIQAIGGSVIYFVDDQHQPFSGHWEHQANKQLAGNGLVMIDHLTHNVFRGNMDKWAQFYESIFNFQEIRYFNIKGKMTGLLSRALGSPCGKIKIPLNESKDDFSQIEEFLHEYKGEGIQHIALTTENIYETVHSLREQGVKFLDVPDTYYEMLHDRLPWHHEPVKQLQEEKILIDGEHDPKHGLLLQIFTENIFGPVFFEIIHRKGNQGFGEGNFQALFEAIERDQIRRGTLKESV; encoded by the coding sequence ATGCAATCAAACAGCAACCCTTGTGGATTAGATGGTTTTGCCTTCCTAGAATTTTCAGGTCCAGATAAAAAACGCCTGCATCAACAATTCACTGATATGGGTTTCCAAGCTACTGCACACCATATAAACCAAGACATCACATTATTTCAACAAGGTGAGATTCAATTTATAGTGAATGCTGCCACAAATTGCCAAGCTGAAACACACAGCAATACTCATGGAGCCGGTGCATGCGCCATGGGATTTAAAGTAAAAAATGCTAAAGCAGCTTTTGAATATGCTCTACAACATGGAGCGATAGCTTTTGAAGATTGCGCACATGCACATCATGGCTTACTTGGTATTCAAGCCATCGGCGGGAGTGTGATTTATTTTGTTGATGATCAACACCAACCCTTCTCTGGCCACTGGGAACATCAAGCGAATAAACAATTAGCGGGTAATGGCTTGGTGATGATTGATCATCTAACCCATAATGTATTCCGAGGCAATATGGATAAATGGGCTCAATTTTATGAATCCATTTTTAACTTCCAGGAAATTCGTTATTTTAATATTAAAGGAAAAATGACTGGCTTATTAAGTCGAGCTTTAGGTAGTCCTTGTGGAAAAATCAAAATTCCTTTAAATGAATCTAAAGATGATTTTTCACAAATTGAAGAATTTCTTCACGAATACAAAGGCGAAGGCATTCAACATATCGCATTAACCACTGAGAATATTTACGAGACGGTACATTCATTACGAGAACAAGGTGTTAAATTCCTTGATGTTCCCGACACCTATTATGAAATGTTGCATGATCGTCTCCCTTGGCATCACGAACCCGTCAAACAACTTCAAGAAGAAAAAATTCTGATCGATGGTGAACACGATCCGAAACATGGATTATTACTGCAAATCTTCACCGAAAATATCTTTGGTCCAGTATTTTTTGAAATTATTCATCGCAAAGGAAATCAGGGATTTGGTGAAGGTAATTTCCAGGCACTATTCGAGGCCATTGAACGTGATCAAATCCGACGTGGTACTTTAAAAGAATCTGTGTAA
- a CDS encoding fumarylacetoacetate hydrolase family protein yields MKLASLKSKSSRDGELCVVNQAMTLARPVPQIAPNLLNALDHWDAVKEQLEYVYQQLNEGYLENTFDFDPQQCTSPLPRAYQWADGSAYVNHVELVRKARGAVLPENFWTDPLMYQGGSDSFLGPRDPISVADEAFGIDFEAEVAVITDDVPMGISHKNAGQHIKLLMLVNDVSLRNLIPDELAKGFGFFHSKPSSSFSPVAITPDELGTDWDGQRVHLPLLSHLNGQLFGQPNAGIDMTFSFPELIQHAAKTRVLSAGTIIGSGTVSNLDRSKGSSCIAERRMLEIIEKGQAKTSFMRFGDRIRIEMLDKHGKSLFGAIDQVVKQVISHETL; encoded by the coding sequence ATGAAACTTGCCAGTTTAAAATCAAAATCATCACGAGACGGTGAGCTATGTGTCGTCAATCAAGCAATGACTCTTGCACGACCTGTGCCCCAAATAGCACCCAACTTACTAAATGCTCTCGATCATTGGGATGCAGTAAAAGAACAGTTAGAGTATGTTTACCAACAACTTAATGAAGGCTATTTGGAAAACACCTTCGATTTTGATCCACAACAATGTACCTCTCCCTTACCACGTGCTTATCAATGGGCTGATGGCAGTGCCTATGTGAACCATGTCGAACTTGTACGCAAGGCTCGGGGTGCAGTATTACCAGAGAATTTCTGGACTGATCCATTGATGTATCAGGGAGGTTCTGATTCATTTCTGGGACCTAGAGATCCCATATCAGTTGCGGATGAGGCATTTGGTATCGACTTTGAAGCAGAAGTTGCAGTTATTACAGATGATGTTCCCATGGGTATAAGCCATAAAAATGCAGGACAGCACATTAAACTATTAATGCTCGTCAACGATGTTTCATTACGTAATTTGATACCGGATGAATTGGCAAAAGGTTTTGGTTTTTTCCATTCCAAACCTTCGAGCAGTTTTTCTCCCGTAGCGATTACTCCCGATGAACTAGGTACGGATTGGGATGGACAACGTGTGCATTTACCCTTATTGAGTCATCTGAACGGTCAATTGTTTGGTCAACCCAATGCTGGAATTGATATGACTTTTTCTTTTCCAGAACTGATTCAACATGCGGCAAAAACCAGAGTACTCAGTGCCGGGACTATTATTGGTTCAGGGACTGTTTCTAATCTCGACCGCAGTAAAGGTTCTTCTTGTATTGCCGAAAGACGGATGTTGGAAATTATAGAAAAGGGCCAAGCAAAAACTTCTTTTATGCGTTTTGGAGATAGAATTCGTATTGAAATGCTCGATAAACACGGTAAAAGCTTGTTTGGAGCCATTGATCAAGTTGTTAAACAGGTAATAAGCCATGAAACTTTATGA